Proteins found in one Alteromonas macleodii genomic segment:
- a CDS encoding putative quinol monooxygenase: MIEFSVIIFSKPNQSEALLNVLIPLVSASREEKGAVMYDLHSSEEGVFVITEKWQSQAELDAHEATKHFTNFQEKASDLVEKVLRLPIVPV, encoded by the coding sequence ATGATCGAGTTCTCAGTTATTATTTTTTCTAAGCCTAATCAAAGTGAAGCCCTGTTAAATGTTTTAATACCTTTGGTTAGCGCGAGCCGCGAAGAAAAAGGGGCTGTAATGTATGACCTACATTCAAGTGAGGAGGGGGTGTTTGTTATTACGGAAAAATGGCAATCGCAAGCAGAACTTGATGCCCATGAAGCTACTAAGCACTTTACCAATTTTCAAGAAAAAGCGAGTGACCTTGTTGAAAAGGTTCTTAGATTACCGATAGTGCCAGTCTAA
- a CDS encoding (2Fe-2S)-binding protein — protein sequence MIEFTLNGKTVQTDAASDTPLVWVIRDEFGLKGTKFGCGVAMCGVCTVHIDGNAIRSCSYPVSLVNGKKVNTIESLNGEHPLQAAWVEEQVPQCGYCQSGQIMQAATLLDSNPNPSDQDIVNHMNGNYCRCMAYTRIKKAIKRAATSTVQHYDPKASSEGENA from the coding sequence ATGATTGAATTTACATTAAATGGAAAAACAGTGCAGACGGATGCTGCCTCAGATACGCCCCTTGTTTGGGTGATTCGCGATGAATTTGGATTAAAAGGTACTAAATTCGGATGTGGTGTGGCCATGTGCGGCGTATGCACCGTTCATATCGATGGCAATGCTATTCGTTCATGCTCTTACCCTGTCTCTCTCGTTAATGGAAAGAAGGTCAATACAATCGAAAGTTTAAACGGTGAGCATCCTTTGCAAGCGGCTTGGGTTGAGGAACAAGTACCACAGTGTGGCTACTGCCAGTCTGGTCAAATTATGCAGGCAGCGACACTACTGGATAGCAACCCTAATCCTAGTGACCAAGACATCGTTAATCACATGAATGGTAATTATTGTCGTTGTATGGCTTACACAAGAATAAAAAAAGCGATCAAGCGCGCCGCAACTTCTACGGTGCAGCATTACGACCCTAAGGCTTCATCAGAAGGTGAAAACGCATGA
- a CDS encoding winged helix-turn-helix transcriptional regulator translates to MKTEIKTDAKGRKTVLNTCTEPCAIERGMRLIGGKWTGSIIYHLKDEPVRFNDLCRMLGGASRKMVDQRLKELENNGMVIRNVIDSRPIAVAYSLTDFGRSALDILEQLRVWSESHTND, encoded by the coding sequence ATGAAAACTGAAATAAAAACAGACGCTAAGGGTAGAAAAACCGTTTTAAATACGTGTACAGAGCCGTGCGCCATTGAACGCGGCATGCGTTTGATAGGTGGTAAATGGACAGGCTCTATTATTTATCATTTAAAAGACGAGCCTGTTAGGTTTAACGACTTATGTAGAATGCTAGGTGGCGCAAGCCGCAAGATGGTAGACCAGCGCTTAAAAGAGCTTGAAAACAACGGTATGGTTATACGCAATGTTATCGACTCTCGCCCTATAGCCGTTGCTTATAGCCTGACGGATTTTGGCCGTTCTGCCCTAGATATCCTCGAACAACTGCGAGTCTGGTCTGAAAGCCATACGAACGATTAA